From one Lolium rigidum isolate FL_2022 chromosome 4, APGP_CSIRO_Lrig_0.1, whole genome shotgun sequence genomic stretch:
- the LOC124649180 gene encoding pentatricopeptide repeat-containing protein At3g05340 yields MYARCGRHEDAARVFDEMRVRDSVSWNSLIASASSSSAEDALVQFRQMLRSPFSNSSATRVSCDHATFTTVLSACARAASLAACAMVHGLVVSRGFETEVSVGNALVTAYFECGSPGSAKRAFHGMAERNVITWTGMISGMARAEFYEDSIMLFRQMRRTVDANYATYSSSLLACAGSLAAKEGQQIHGLIVKAGLETDLHVQSGLMDVYSKCGFMEDALSVFRSCRDPDEVFLTVILVGFAQNGLEDKAFELFVEMVGEGICIDTNMVSAVLGAFGASAPFALGKQIHALVIKKCFGRNMYVCNGLINMYSKCGELQESVQVFDETTSKNSISWNSIIAAFARHGQGSKVFQLFESMKADGANPTDVTFLSLLHGCSHVGSAKKGLEILYSMSSQYGVLPRVEHYSCVVDMLGRAGLLHDAKSFIEDGPFKDNVLLWQALMGACSFHGNLEIGKYAAEKLLLVDPDSPSVYVLLSNIYSSEGRWDDRAKVMKKMRHMGLRKDTGKSWIELEKEVHSFVVGSPTSHPDSAAVDDVLLQLSAVASDRQDHDGRKCFMSETSDVHTRF; encoded by the coding sequence ATGTACGCAAGGTGCGGCCGCCACGAGGACGCCGCcagggtgttcgacgaaatgcgcgTCCGGGACTCCGTGTCCTGGAACTCGCTcatcgcctccgcttcctcctccagcGCTGAAGACGCGCTTGTGCAGTTCAGGCAGATGCTGCGCTCGCCCTTCTCCAACAGCAGTGCCACACGCGTCTCGTGTGACCACGCCACATTCACCACGGTCCTCTCGGCGTGCGCGCGGGCGGCATCACTCGCGGCGTGTGCCATGGTGCACGGCCTTGTGGTCTCTCGCGGGTTTGAGACAGAGGTATCTGTCGGGAACGCGCTGGTGACAGCCTACTTCGAGTGCGGATCTCCTGGCTCTGCGAAAAGGGCGTTCCATGGGATGGCAGAGAGGAACGTCATCACATGGACAGGGATGATCTCCGGGATGGCTCGAGCAGAGTTCTACGAGGACAGCATCATGTTGTTTCGGCAGATGAGGCGCACGGTCGACGCCAACTACGCGACGTACTCAAGCTCCCTGCTAGCTTGTGCTGGATCTTTGGCAGCCAAGGAAGGTCAGCAGATTCATGGCCTTATCGTGAAGGCTGGCCTCGAGACTGACCTGCATGTCCAAAGCGGGCTTATGGATGTGTACTCCAAATGTGGCTTCATGGAGGATGCTCTAAGTGTGTTTCGCTCCTGTCGGGATCCTGACGAAGTTTTCTTGACAGTGATTCTGGTCGGATTTGCTCAGAATGGACTAGAGGACAAGGCATTCGAATTGTTTGTGGAGATGGTGGGTGAAGGAATTTGCATTGATACAAACATGGTTTCTGCAGTTCTGGGGGCATTTGGTGCTTCCGCGCCATTTGCTCTTGGGAAGCAAATCCATGCACTGGTCATCAAGAAGTGCTTTGGAAGGAATATGTATGTTTGCAATGGTCTGATCAACATGTATTCAAAGTGCGGTGAGTTACAAGAGTCTGTCCAAGTGTTCGATGAGACAACCAGTAAGAACTCGATTTCATGGAACTCCATCATTGCAGCCTTTGCGCGACACGGTCAAGGTTCTAAAGTCTTTCAACTGTTTGAATCCATGAAAGCCGACGGTGCCAATCCCACGGACGTGACATTCTTATCACTACTCCATGGGTGTAGCCATGTCGGATCAGCAAAGAAAGGACTGGAGATCTTATACTCTATGTCTTCACAGTACGGGGTCCTCCCAAGGGTGGAACATTACTCATGTGTTGTCGACATGCTTGGCCGAGCAGGTCTGTTGCACGATGCAAAATCGTTCATTGAGGATGGCCCTTTCAAGGATAATGTTCTTCTTTGGCAGGCCTTAATGGGTGCGTGTAGCTTCCATGGGAACTTGGAGATCGGGAAATATGCGGCGGAGAAGTTGCTCCTTGTGGACCCTGACTCCCCTTCTGTTTATGTATTGTTATCAAACATCTACTCATCCGAGGGCCGATGGGATGATCGAGCCAAGGTCATGAAGAAGATGAGGCATATGGGATTGAGGAAGGATACGGGCAAGAGCTGGATCGAGCTCGAGAAGGAAGTTCATTCTTTCGTCGTGGGGTCACCCACGTCTCACCCTGATTCTGCTGCGGTTGACGATGTGCTGCTGCAGCTGTCTGCAGTTGCCAGTGATCGTCAGGACCATGATGGAAGGAAATGCTTTATGAGTGAGACGTCAGATGTGCATACTCGATTCTGA